The following coding sequences are from one Paenibacillus tundrae window:
- a CDS encoding Nif3-like dinuclear metal center hexameric protein — protein MFAKGQAVIQLMEQLAPKHLAVPDDRIGLQLGSLQKEIKHVLVALDVTDEVVEEAIRIGANLIIAHHAIIFRPVKSLTTDTPMGKLYEKLIKHDIAVYISHTNLDVAEGGMNDWMAEAIGIDSRESLEDVHTDHLFKLAVFVPRTHHEQVLNAILEAGAGSIGQYNKCSFNTEGTGTFVPGEGTQPFIGTQGQMERVEEMRIETIVPQSLRSQVIQAMLKAHPYEEVAYDLYPMDLKGRTLGLGRLGPLKQSMTLGELVDVVKTQLNVSHVRVVGDLNRKVKKAAVLGGSGSRYTLTARFKGADVIVTGDIDYHTAHDALMAGMCIIDVGHNAEKIMKPKTADWLRERLDLKRYETQVTASEVNTEVFRFL, from the coding sequence ATGTTTGCCAAAGGTCAAGCTGTAATTCAATTGATGGAGCAACTCGCTCCCAAACATTTAGCTGTACCTGATGACCGGATCGGTCTGCAGCTGGGAAGTCTGCAAAAGGAAATTAAACATGTTCTTGTTGCATTGGATGTCACTGATGAAGTGGTCGAGGAAGCAATTCGCATCGGTGCCAATCTCATTATTGCGCATCATGCTATTATATTCCGTCCAGTTAAATCACTAACAACCGATACACCTATGGGAAAATTGTACGAAAAGCTGATTAAGCATGATATTGCTGTGTACATCAGTCATACGAACCTAGACGTAGCAGAGGGTGGTATGAACGATTGGATGGCGGAAGCGATCGGAATCGATAGCAGAGAGTCACTGGAAGATGTACATACGGATCATCTTTTCAAGCTGGCGGTATTCGTTCCTCGTACACATCATGAACAAGTATTGAACGCTATTCTAGAAGCTGGTGCTGGCAGCATTGGGCAGTATAATAAGTGTAGCTTCAATACGGAAGGCACAGGTACATTTGTACCTGGAGAAGGCACGCAGCCTTTTATTGGTACACAGGGGCAGATGGAACGTGTAGAGGAAATGCGTATCGAGACGATTGTGCCCCAAAGTCTGCGCAGTCAAGTTATACAAGCAATGTTGAAGGCACATCCTTATGAAGAAGTAGCATACGATCTATACCCTATGGATTTAAAAGGGCGTACGCTTGGTCTGGGGCGCTTGGGACCACTCAAACAATCGATGACACTCGGTGAGCTGGTCGACGTCGTGAAGACCCAACTGAACGTGTCTCACGTCCGAGTGGTGGGAGACTTGAACCGTAAAGTGAAAAAGGCGGCTGTTCTTGGTGGCTCAGGTAGCCGTTATACACTTACGGCACGTTTCAAAGGAGCAGATGTCATCGTAACTGGGGATATAGATTATCATACAGCTCACGATGCATTAATGGCAGGCATGTGTATCATTGATGTTGGACATAATGCCGAGAAAATTATGAAACCCAAAACAGCTGATTGGCTGCGGGAGCGCTTAGACCTTAAACGTTATGAAACACAGGTAACAGCATCAGAGGTAAATACAGAAGTATTCCGTTTTCTCTAA
- a CDS encoding tRNA (adenine(22)-N(1))-methyltransferase, producing MKLSNRLEQIRVQIPEGSRLADIGSDHALLPVAAVRSGNVVSAIAGEVNPGPYEAARKQVSDAGLQEKITVRRGDGLDVIEPGEVDVITIAGMGGALIASILDRGVSKLEGVSLLVLQPNVGEDILRRWLLAHNWVVVAERLLEEDGKIYEIITAMPQASSPIANEEVYKPRPLTNGVELTEEILLRMGPYLVDQPTDVFFAKWESEIVKLQGVVQSIMKSDQESAREKAADVERLIANLKEVLACLPKVKL from the coding sequence ATGAAACTTTCGAATCGTTTAGAGCAAATACGTGTACAAATTCCGGAGGGAAGCCGTTTAGCGGATATTGGTTCAGACCATGCGTTGTTACCTGTAGCAGCTGTTCGCAGCGGTAACGTTGTCAGCGCAATCGCTGGTGAAGTGAATCCCGGACCTTATGAAGCAGCGCGGAAACAAGTGAGTGATGCAGGTCTGCAAGAGAAAATTACGGTTCGTCGCGGGGACGGTCTTGATGTAATCGAGCCCGGTGAAGTGGACGTGATTACAATTGCTGGTATGGGCGGAGCATTAATTGCATCCATTCTGGATCGCGGTGTGTCCAAGTTAGAAGGGGTTAGCCTGCTTGTGCTGCAACCCAACGTAGGCGAGGATATCTTGAGACGGTGGCTTCTAGCTCACAACTGGGTGGTCGTAGCGGAGAGACTGCTCGAGGAAGATGGGAAGATCTACGAAATTATCACGGCTATGCCACAAGCGAGTAGTCCTATTGCGAATGAAGAAGTATACAAGCCTCGTCCCCTCACAAATGGTGTAGAGTTGACGGAGGAAATTTTGCTTCGCATGGGGCCATATCTGGTAGATCAACCAACAGACGTATTTTTCGCCAAATGGGAAAGTGAAATCGTTAAGCTGCAGGGCGTAGTACAGTCGATCATGAAATCGGATCAGGAATCTGCTCGAGAGAAGGCTGCGGATGTTGAACGACTGATTGCGAATTTGAAGGAGGTATTGGCATGTTTGCCAAAGGTCAAGCTGTAA
- the rpoD gene encoding RNA polymerase sigma factor RpoD encodes MANDQHTELETELTLDQVKDQLIESGKKRASLNYKEIIEKLSPFEQDAEQMDEFYEQLSDLGIDVVNENDEEVTLRPSEDSENNNREEGDEFHFDDDLSLPPGIKINDPVRMYLKEIGRVPLLSADDEVELAKRIENGDEEAKRRLAEANLRLVVSIAKRYVGRGMLFLDLIQEGNMGLIKAVEKFDHKKGYKFSTYATWWIRQAITRAIADQARTIRIPVHMVETINKLIRVSRQLLQELGREPTPEEIAAEMDLSVEKVREITKIAQEPVSLETPIGEEDDSHLGDFIEDQEALAPADAAAYELLKEQLEDVLDTLTEREENVLRLRFGLDDGRTRTLEEVGKVFGVTRERIRQIEAKALRKLRHPSRSKRLKDFLE; translated from the coding sequence ATGGCGAATGATCAGCATACTGAACTAGAGACAGAATTGACGCTGGATCAGGTTAAAGATCAATTGATTGAATCAGGTAAGAAAAGAGCTTCGCTAAATTACAAGGAAATTATTGAAAAACTCTCCCCGTTTGAGCAGGATGCAGAGCAAATGGATGAGTTCTATGAGCAATTGAGCGATCTTGGTATTGATGTTGTTAACGAGAATGATGAAGAGGTAACACTTCGTCCGAGCGAGGATTCGGAAAACAACAACAGAGAAGAGGGCGATGAGTTCCACTTTGATGATGATCTGAGCTTGCCGCCAGGCATCAAAATCAATGACCCTGTTCGTATGTATCTCAAAGAAATTGGTCGTGTCCCGCTATTGTCCGCAGACGATGAGGTAGAACTGGCTAAACGGATTGAGAATGGGGACGAGGAAGCCAAGCGTCGTTTGGCTGAAGCCAACTTGCGACTCGTTGTCAGCATAGCTAAACGTTATGTTGGACGCGGCATGTTGTTCCTCGATCTGATTCAAGAAGGTAACATGGGTCTGATCAAAGCGGTTGAGAAGTTCGACCACAAAAAAGGTTACAAGTTCAGTACGTACGCGACATGGTGGATTCGCCAAGCGATTACTCGTGCCATTGCTGACCAAGCACGGACAATTCGTATCCCTGTACACATGGTAGAAACGATTAATAAGCTGATCCGGGTATCCCGTCAGCTATTACAAGAGCTTGGGCGTGAACCAACACCAGAAGAAATCGCAGCTGAAATGGATCTGAGTGTTGAGAAAGTGCGTGAAATTACGAAGATTGCACAAGAACCGGTTTCCCTTGAAACACCAATTGGTGAGGAAGATGATTCCCATCTGGGTGATTTCATCGAGGATCAGGAGGCATTGGCTCCTGCTGATGCTGCCGCGTATGAACTGTTGAAAGAGCAACTTGAGGATGTTCTGGATACATTGACTGAACGGGAAGAAAATGTACTACGTCTACGCTTCGGTCTCGATGATGGACGGACGAGAACACTCGAAGAAGTCGGCAAAGTATTTGGCGTTACGCGTGAGCGGATTCGTCAGATCGAAGCCAAAGCTCTTCGTAAGTTGCGTCACCCGAGTCGCAGTAAACGACTCAAGGATTTCCTCGAATAA
- the dnaG gene encoding DNA primase: protein MSTGQGGIPESIIESVLQQNDIVDTVSRFVHLTKQGKYMKGLCPFHSEKTPSFTVTPEKQIFYCYGCGTGGNAIKFRMEIEGLSFPEAVKTMAEESHISMGDWQGRESAHVNPETERLLEAYELTAKLYHFLLKNTEHGKAAMDYLRSRGFNDKLIDHFQIGYAPNRWDTVVQFLEKRNFPLEEMEKGGLLSQRNEGQGYVDRFRDRVMFPINGRSGKPIAFAGRILGDGQPKYLNSPETRLFNKSRVLYNLHHAKNAIRKQRQAILFEGYGDVISAWDQDIQNGIAAMGTALTENQALMLKGMCDEVVICYDGDRAGQAAALKNFPILEEAGLQVKVALIPEGLDPDDFIRKHGGERFRNQIIDGAVTTTKFKLINLKKNHILLEGGGQIAYSKEAVKLIAPLPSPTEREVYLRELAAEVDVSFETLKQECNEEREAMKNNEQFGDNNSKRWNNGRQQNRQVPTPNLLPAYHAAERKLLAWMLQDDEAAQYVNEHLGEAFNLDDHAAIAAYLYAYYAQGKPPDTSRFMSSLHDDRLEKTVSSISMMDGPGEWSVQVLDDCIREVLKYPRKKEYDLKKEEMIAAERAGDSVRAAQIAIEMIALERQ from the coding sequence ATGAGTACCGGACAAGGCGGTATACCCGAAAGTATTATTGAATCGGTGTTACAGCAGAATGATATTGTCGATACGGTGAGCCGATTTGTGCATCTGACCAAGCAGGGGAAATATATGAAAGGCCTCTGCCCTTTTCATTCTGAGAAGACGCCTTCGTTTACAGTTACACCAGAGAAACAAATTTTCTATTGCTACGGCTGTGGCACGGGTGGAAATGCCATCAAATTTAGGATGGAAATCGAAGGGTTATCCTTTCCCGAGGCTGTTAAGACGATGGCAGAAGAAAGCCATATTTCTATGGGTGACTGGCAAGGGCGTGAATCTGCTCATGTGAATCCGGAGACTGAGCGTCTGCTGGAGGCATACGAGCTTACCGCGAAGCTGTATCATTTCTTATTGAAAAATACAGAGCATGGCAAAGCGGCTATGGATTATTTACGCTCAAGGGGCTTCAATGACAAGCTGATTGACCATTTCCAGATCGGTTATGCACCTAATCGCTGGGATACGGTGGTTCAATTTTTGGAGAAACGCAATTTTCCGCTTGAAGAGATGGAGAAGGGTGGCCTTCTGTCACAGAGAAACGAAGGTCAAGGTTATGTCGATCGATTCCGTGACAGAGTGATGTTCCCGATTAATGGCAGGAGCGGTAAGCCAATTGCATTTGCGGGTCGCATTTTGGGAGATGGACAGCCTAAATATCTTAACTCTCCGGAAACCCGGTTGTTCAATAAAAGCCGAGTTCTCTACAACCTGCATCATGCCAAGAATGCAATTCGTAAACAAAGACAAGCTATACTATTCGAAGGATACGGTGACGTTATCTCCGCTTGGGATCAAGACATCCAGAACGGTATAGCAGCTATGGGAACCGCACTTACCGAGAATCAGGCTTTAATGCTGAAAGGCATGTGCGATGAGGTCGTTATCTGTTATGACGGCGATCGAGCAGGACAGGCTGCGGCGCTCAAAAACTTCCCTATTCTTGAGGAAGCGGGGCTGCAAGTTAAGGTAGCACTCATTCCCGAAGGGCTTGACCCGGATGATTTTATTCGCAAGCATGGTGGCGAACGATTCCGGAATCAGATTATAGATGGTGCCGTAACGACAACAAAATTTAAGCTTATAAACCTTAAGAAAAACCATATACTGCTAGAAGGTGGCGGACAAATCGCTTATTCAAAGGAAGCTGTGAAACTCATTGCGCCTTTGCCTTCCCCAACAGAACGGGAAGTTTACCTTCGTGAGCTTGCTGCCGAAGTCGACGTTTCGTTTGAAACATTGAAGCAGGAGTGCAACGAAGAGCGAGAAGCCATGAAAAATAACGAGCAGTTTGGGGATAATAATTCGAAAAGGTGGAATAATGGTAGGCAACAAAATAGGCAGGTGCCTACACCTAATCTGTTGCCGGCTTATCACGCTGCTGAGCGTAAGCTGCTCGCCTGGATGCTTCAGGACGACGAGGCTGCACAGTACGTTAACGAGCATCTTGGTGAAGCTTTTAACTTGGATGATCATGCAGCTATTGCTGCTTATCTATATGCCTACTATGCGCAAGGCAAACCGCCGGATACGAGCCGCTTCATGTCTTCGCTGCATGATGACCGCCTTGAGAAGACAGTCAGTTCAATCTCGATGATGGATGGTCCGGGTGAATGGAGTGTTCAAGTACTCGACGATTGCATCAGAGAAGTGCTGAAGTATCCGCGTAAGAAAGAGTACGACTTGAAGAAAGAAGAAATGATTGCTGCAGAGCGTGCAGGTGATTCAGTACGTGCGGCACAAATTGCAATTGAAATGATTGCCCTAGAGAGACAGTGA
- a CDS encoding YaiI/YqxD family protein produces MSELNVRHIVVDGDACPVKAEIAETARRFKIPVLLVSSFDHLLQGGEGVRTVQVDRSDQSADLYIANHIKPCDVVITQDYGLAALALGKRCYVLSFRGREFNDRDIDFMLDSRHTAAKARKRGHYGKGPKPFTEQDREIFQHKLTKLLKDLQENV; encoded by the coding sequence TTGAGTGAGTTGAATGTACGCCACATTGTTGTGGATGGCGATGCTTGCCCGGTTAAGGCCGAGATTGCGGAAACGGCTCGCCGTTTCAAAATTCCTGTGCTGCTGGTGTCTTCTTTTGACCATCTGCTTCAAGGTGGAGAAGGGGTACGAACGGTGCAGGTAGATCGTAGTGACCAAAGCGCTGACCTATATATTGCTAATCATATTAAGCCTTGCGATGTGGTCATTACACAGGATTATGGTTTGGCTGCGCTCGCGTTAGGCAAGCGTTGTTATGTTTTATCATTTCGTGGTCGTGAGTTTAACGATCGTGACATTGATTTCATGCTTGATTCCCGCCACACTGCGGCTAAAGCGCGAAAAAGAGGTCACTATGGGAAAGGGCCAAAGCCTTTCACAGAGCAGGATCGTGAAATATTTCAACATAAACTGACAAAACTTTTAAAAGATTTGCAGGAGAATGTGTAA